The Sphaerospermopsis torques-reginae ITEP-024 genome has a window encoding:
- a CDS encoding cation:proton antiporter: protein MEASFQITLQMVFTVLAGISAQVMAAYFKLPSIVLLLLLGILLGADGIGLLHPHLLGTGLEVIVSLATAIILFEGGLKLDLREMGRVSVSLQLLVTLGTLITLLGGSMAAHWLGEFPWNIAFLYASIVVVTGPTVIGPLIKQINVDRQVATLLEGEGVLIDPVGAILAYVVLDTILNGDPDPIKAIMGLILRLSVGAMIGGVGGFLMSWIFKRANFLSFELKNLIVLAGLWGLFTLAQTIRSESGIMTTVVAGAVFANSSVPEERLLRSFKNQLTILSVSVLFILLAADLSIASVLALGWGSLFTVLVLMFVVRPINILLCTWNSNLNWRQKLFLGWVAPRGIVSASVASLFAISLTQRGVNGGDAIKALVFLTIIMTVFCQGLTAGWLVKWLRITSKDATGAVIVGCNPLSLLIARFFQERGESVIIIDTDSQYFAQAEAQNLRVIASSALDAEVLEEAGIASRGTFLAMTNNGEVNFVLAQRAAEEFNPPRVLAVFPRDPQASSSLNSSNSRVNQAFVSDLPVKTWNEYLNNGRVKLGTTTLNEAEFSSQQEHIQEKIRTGVLVPLLMEREERLQVMSVNQSWEIGDRIIYLLYDSRPNLLKRLSGASQSTALALEKLPEVEEVPTAKFSQLSATEASGN from the coding sequence ATGGAAGCATCTTTTCAAATCACCCTACAGATGGTGTTCACAGTTCTTGCAGGTATCAGCGCCCAAGTGATGGCTGCATATTTCAAGCTGCCCAGCATCGTCTTATTACTTTTGTTAGGCATTCTCTTGGGTGCTGATGGCATTGGACTATTGCATCCCCATCTGCTAGGCACTGGACTAGAAGTAATTGTTTCCCTAGCGACGGCAATTATTTTGTTTGAAGGCGGTCTGAAATTGGATCTGCGGGAAATGGGCAGAGTTTCCGTCAGTTTGCAATTGCTTGTCACCTTGGGAACGTTGATCACACTGCTTGGTGGGAGTATGGCGGCGCACTGGCTAGGAGAATTTCCCTGGAATATAGCTTTTCTCTATGCTTCCATAGTCGTTGTCACAGGTCCGACAGTCATTGGTCCGCTGATTAAACAAATCAACGTAGACCGACAAGTGGCAACGCTGCTGGAAGGGGAAGGAGTTTTAATTGACCCGGTGGGAGCTATTTTAGCCTACGTTGTTCTAGATACTATTTTGAATGGTGATCCTGACCCCATCAAAGCCATTATGGGTTTAATCTTGCGTTTAAGTGTAGGCGCAATGATTGGCGGTGTTGGTGGTTTTTTGATGAGTTGGATTTTCAAACGCGCCAATTTTCTCTCTTTTGAACTGAAAAACCTAATTGTGTTGGCAGGACTGTGGGGTTTGTTTACCTTAGCGCAAACTATTCGCAGTGAGTCAGGAATTATGACTACAGTTGTAGCTGGTGCGGTATTTGCTAACTCATCAGTTCCTGAAGAACGCCTGTTACGCAGCTTTAAAAATCAATTGACTATTCTCAGTGTTTCTGTACTGTTTATCCTCCTAGCCGCTGATTTATCTATCGCCAGTGTATTAGCGTTAGGTTGGGGTAGTTTATTCACTGTTTTGGTATTGATGTTTGTGGTTCGCCCGATCAACATTTTATTGTGTACTTGGAACAGTAATCTCAATTGGCGACAGAAATTGTTTTTAGGTTGGGTTGCGCCCAGAGGCATAGTTTCTGCTTCTGTGGCTTCATTATTTGCCATTTCCCTGACACAACGCGGTGTTAATGGTGGTGATGCGATAAAAGCTTTGGTGTTCTTGACAATTATCATGACTGTTTTTTGTCAGGGCTTAACAGCCGGTTGGCTGGTGAAGTGGTTACGCATTACTTCTAAAGATGCCACTGGGGCGGTGATAGTGGGTTGTAATCCTTTGAGTTTATTGATTGCCAGGTTCTTCCAGGAACGAGGAGAAAGTGTAATCATTATTGACACTGACTCCCAATATTTTGCTCAAGCTGAAGCTCAAAATCTGCGCGTGATTGCTAGTAGTGCGCTAGATGCAGAAGTATTGGAAGAAGCTGGCATTGCTTCAAGGGGTACTTTTTTGGCAATGACTAATAACGGGGAAGTGAATTTTGTGTTAGCACAACGGGCAGCAGAAGAATTTAATCCACCTCGTGTTTTAGCAGTATTTCCCCGTGATCCCCAAGCTTCTAGCTCACTGAACAGCAGCAATAGTAGAGTTAATCAAGCTTTTGTCTCTGACTTACCGGTGAAAACCTGGAATGAATATTTAAATAATGGGCGGGTGAAATTGGGAACAACTACTTTGAATGAGGCTGAATTTTCCAGTCAGCAGGAGCATATACAAGAAAAGATTCGGACTGGGGTGTTAGTACCGCTATTGATGGAAAGGGAAGAGCGCCTACAGGTAATGTCAGTTAATCAAAGTTGGGAAATAGGCGATCGCATTATTTACCTGTTGTACGATTCCCGACCAAATCTGTTAAAACGTTTATCTGGTGCTAGTCAATCTACAGCTTTGGCTTTAGAAAAGTTACCAGAAGTGGAAGAAGTACCCACGGCTAAATTCTCTCAACTGTCTGCTACGGAAGCATCTGGTAATTGA
- a CDS encoding energy transducer TonB, which produces MSYASILKNIPEIFSQPTGIAAIASLGIHGAIALIVPLMPVDSGQSTEPNTTKAVGLMELSPADQNRLPQTAPSQVALQPQLPQQPEIPLINFGEEKVIIPPVESAIQAPLPSQTVLPPIPTSSANYNLSYLPKRQPIQRFARNDFRTQVSNFRISRNTFSPSSSPFVDDIDAKIKETQALNINRLPQVQADNKLPSEPLINPSPDAIDIGSTATPQGVTEPQKIQLGDNPVQIAANSPSDIAAEPSLQGKGQLRAAAAIVIPSSATSTQQQTQVTTGSEFDSQGQKREQLLAKLDSYNTLRKTIREAYPNVKEQAVIRETISTNKQGMEGTVLGRLVVDPNGKVLDIKFQDGSVAPELQSKTREFFNANPPKGEKRISSYPFQLRFTNNGDRKIPQKIQQLKPSPSPETQTVSDPQIDKNQSNNQAVVIPNPSPTSVVSDDKPALSTESAQKLIQQLRQIKETRQNSNQEN; this is translated from the coding sequence ATGTCTTACGCTTCCATCCTGAAAAACATACCAGAAATATTCAGCCAACCCACTGGAATAGCAGCTATAGCCTCTCTTGGTATCCACGGTGCTATTGCTTTGATTGTGCCATTAATGCCTGTTGATTCTGGTCAATCCACAGAACCTAATACCACAAAAGCAGTCGGGTTAATGGAGTTGAGTCCGGCTGATCAAAACCGATTGCCTCAAACAGCACCATCCCAGGTGGCTTTACAACCACAACTGCCACAACAACCGGAAATTCCTTTGATTAATTTTGGTGAGGAAAAAGTTATTATCCCACCTGTAGAATCAGCTATCCAAGCTCCTTTACCTAGCCAGACTGTACTGCCACCGATCCCTACATCATCGGCCAACTATAATCTTTCTTACTTGCCCAAAAGGCAGCCTATCCAAAGATTTGCTAGAAACGATTTTAGAACTCAAGTTTCTAATTTCCGCATCAGCAGAAATACATTTTCTCCTTCATCCTCTCCTTTTGTGGATGATATAGATGCCAAAATTAAAGAAACCCAAGCACTGAATATCAACCGTTTGCCACAAGTTCAGGCAGATAATAAATTACCTAGTGAACCGCTAATTAACCCATCTCCTGATGCTATTGATATTGGCTCTACGGCAACACCACAGGGTGTTACTGAACCACAAAAAATTCAGTTAGGAGATAACCCAGTTCAAATTGCTGCTAATTCTCCTTCTGATATTGCTGCTGAACCATCTCTACAAGGTAAAGGTCAATTACGGGCAGCAGCAGCAATCGTGATCCCATCTTCAGCAACTTCCACTCAGCAACAAACCCAAGTAACAACTGGAAGCGAGTTTGATTCTCAAGGTCAGAAACGGGAACAGTTATTGGCCAAGCTCGACTCTTATAACACCCTGAGAAAAACGATTCGGGAAGCATACCCCAATGTTAAGGAACAAGCAGTTATCCGTGAAACTATCTCTACAAATAAACAAGGGATGGAAGGTACTGTTTTGGGTCGATTAGTTGTAGATCCTAATGGTAAGGTCCTAGATATCAAGTTCCAAGATGGATCAGTAGCTCCTGAACTACAATCCAAAACTAGGGAATTTTTCAACGCTAATCCACCTAAAGGTGAGAAACGCATTAGCTCTTATCCTTTCCAACTCAGATTTACAAATAATGGCGATAGGAAAATTCCCCAGAAGATTCAACAGTTAAAGCCCTCACCAAGTCCAGAGACTCAAACAGTATCTGATCCACAAATAGACAAAAATCAGTCTAATAATCAAGCTGTTGTTATTCCTAATCCATCACCAACATCTGTAGTTAGTGATGATAAACCTGCTTTATCTACTGAATCTGCTCAAAAGTTGATTCAACAGTTACGTCAAATCAAGGAAACAAGACAAAACTCAAATCAAGAAAATTAA
- the petJ gene encoding cytochrome c6 PetJ, with protein sequence MRIPLLILLLAIALLFNFQFIDPALAAEASTGSAIFSNHCASCHIGGANILVEHKTLQKSALSKYLENYDTEPIQTIIHQIQNGKSAMPAFKSKLSEQEILEVAAYVFQKAETGW encoded by the coding sequence TTGAGAATACCTTTATTAATTTTACTGTTGGCGATCGCCCTGTTGTTTAACTTCCAATTCATTGATCCCGCCTTAGCCGCAGAAGCATCTACAGGCAGCGCCATTTTTAGTAATCACTGTGCTTCTTGCCATATAGGAGGCGCTAATATCCTAGTTGAACATAAAACTTTACAAAAATCAGCACTATCAAAATATTTAGAAAATTATGATACTGAACCTATTCAAACCATTATCCATCAAATTCAGAACGGTAAAAGTGCCATGCCCGCCTTCAAGAGCAAATTAAGCGAGCAGGAAATTCTGGAAGTGGCCGCTTATGTTTTCCAGAAAGCGGAAACAGGCTGGTAG
- the petE gene encoding plastocyanin: MKLIAASWRRLTLAVLTVLLVVSSFAVFTPTASAETYTVKLGSDKGLLQFEPKQLTVKPGDTIVWFNNKVPPHNVVFDPIKNPAKDKALAASLSHKKLALNPGQKMETVIPADAPAGDYTFYCEPHRGAGMVGKLTVAS; the protein is encoded by the coding sequence ATGAAATTAATAGCAGCAAGTTGGAGACGCTTGACTTTAGCTGTTTTAACTGTACTGTTAGTTGTTAGCAGCTTTGCTGTTTTCACTCCCACCGCATCTGCTGAAACCTACACCGTCAAATTGGGTAGTGACAAAGGATTGTTGCAATTTGAGCCTAAGCAGTTAACTGTTAAACCTGGTGACACAATTGTGTGGTTTAACAACAAAGTTCCTCCCCACAACGTTGTCTTTGATCCTATAAAAAATCCTGCTAAGGATAAAGCTTTAGCTGCATCTTTGTCTCACAAAAAATTAGCACTCAATCCTGGGCAAAAAATGGAAACAGTTATCCCCGCAGATGCACCAGCTGGTGATTACACCTTCTACTGCGAACCTCACCGTGGTGCGGGTATGGTTGGTAAACTAACTGTTGCCAGCTAA
- the psbV gene encoding photosystem II cytochrome c-550 → MFRRLISVVVAAVVLSFQLFIGSATALELDQATRTVKLNEQGDTVVISIPQLAIGKKLFNDTCAQCHAGGVTKTNQNVGLEPEALALATPRRDNIEGLVDYMKNPTTYDGETEISEIHPSIKSADIFTEMRNLTDDDLKAIAAHILIQPKIVGIRWGGGKIHY, encoded by the coding sequence ATGTTTAGAAGACTGATAAGCGTTGTTGTTGCTGCTGTTGTATTGAGTTTTCAATTATTCATCGGTAGTGCAACAGCTTTGGAACTAGATCAAGCTACCAGAACTGTCAAATTGAACGAACAGGGTGATACTGTTGTCATTAGCATACCGCAACTGGCAATAGGTAAAAAATTATTTAATGACACCTGCGCTCAATGTCATGCTGGTGGTGTAACCAAGACTAATCAAAACGTAGGATTAGAACCAGAAGCTTTAGCTTTAGCTACACCCAGACGTGACAATATTGAAGGGTTGGTTGACTACATGAAGAATCCTACCACCTACGATGGTGAAACCGAGATTTCTGAAATTCATCCTAGTATCAAGAGCGCCGATATCTTTACAGAAATGAGAAACTTGACAGACGATGACCTGAAGGCGATCGCTGCTCATATTCTCATCCAGCCAAAAATCGTTGGTATTAGATGGGGTGGTGGTAAGATCCATTACTAA
- a CDS encoding carbohydrate ABC transporter permease produces MNQVSRFPWLKILLYLLLITYGFITIIPFLWALSASFKPLSEIISGELNFIPHNFTFKNYQQIFLQEPLFWRWLFNSVIIAVSVTFFNLILNSMAGYALSRLRFVGKRFWLFLIIAVIAVPTQITLIPTFLILKTLGWLNSYQGMIVPTMVNATFIFMMRQFFVNFPQELEEAAQLDGLSTWEIFRDIVLPLAKPALAAQAVFVFMGSWNNFILPLVILFDPEMFTLPLGLNSFKGQYISYWNYIMAASMVFTLPALGIYAFFNRYFIQGVTFTGGKG; encoded by the coding sequence GTGAATCAAGTTTCTCGTTTTCCTTGGTTGAAAATCCTGTTATATCTGTTGTTAATAACTTATGGTTTTATCACCATTATTCCCTTCCTCTGGGCGCTTTCTGCATCCTTTAAACCTCTTTCCGAAATTATTAGCGGTGAACTAAATTTTATTCCTCACAATTTTACTTTTAAGAACTATCAGCAAATTTTTCTCCAAGAACCGCTATTTTGGCGCTGGTTATTTAACAGTGTAATAATTGCTGTTAGCGTTACGTTTTTCAATTTAATTTTAAATTCAATGGCTGGTTATGCTTTATCTAGATTGCGATTTGTTGGTAAACGCTTTTGGTTATTCTTAATCATCGCAGTTATAGCAGTACCCACACAAATTACTCTCATTCCTACATTTTTGATTTTAAAAACATTGGGTTGGCTTAATTCTTATCAAGGTATGATTGTACCGACTATGGTAAATGCTACCTTCATTTTTATGATGCGGCAGTTTTTTGTTAATTTTCCTCAAGAATTAGAAGAAGCTGCACAACTTGATGGTTTAAGCACTTGGGAGATTTTCCGAGATATTGTTTTACCCCTAGCAAAACCAGCACTAGCAGCACAGGCGGTTTTTGTATTTATGGGTAGTTGGAATAATTTTATACTACCTCTGGTAATTTTATTTGACCCGGAAATGTTTACCTTACCTCTAGGTTTGAATAGCTTTAAAGGTCAATATATCAGCTATTGGAATTATATTATGGCTGCTTCTATGGTGTTTACTTTACCAGCTTTAGGAATTTATGCTTTTTTCAATCGCTATTTTATTCAAGGTGTGACTTTTACGGGTGGAAAAGGTTAA
- a CDS encoding carbohydrate ABC transporter permease encodes MLPAILILLTFVILPILYAVFLSLHKVQLLGSIEYKLIGLRNFTHLVEDEQLKIALKNTIEYAAIVVPSQTIFALILAVTLNSGIRGKNWWRILYFLPTVTSSAVLTLIFMWIYNTDGLLNDFLAFLGLPTYNWLGDPKVALKGIMIMNIWSTAPFYMVIYLAALQDIPQTLYEAANLDGANAWDQFINITLPLLQPVTLFVVAVGIIGTFQLFDQSYIFSGGTGGPNNATLTVVLLIYQAVFRNLQLGYAAAVAFLLAALIISITVIQRRIFGGEKM; translated from the coding sequence ATGCTCCCTGCTATTTTGATATTACTTACTTTCGTTATCCTTCCCATCCTCTACGCTGTCTTTCTTTCCCTCCACAAAGTACAACTTTTAGGTAGTATTGAATATAAACTTATTGGCTTGAGAAATTTCACCCATTTGGTAGAAGACGAACAATTAAAAATTGCTCTCAAAAATACAATCGAATATGCAGCAATTGTTGTCCCCAGTCAAACAATTTTCGCTTTAATTCTCGCAGTTACTTTAAATTCTGGTATTCGGGGTAAAAACTGGTGGCGAATCCTCTATTTTTTGCCCACAGTTACATCATCTGCGGTGTTAACACTCATCTTTATGTGGATTTATAATACCGATGGTTTACTAAATGATTTTCTGGCATTTTTGGGATTACCTACTTATAATTGGTTAGGAGATCCAAAAGTGGCATTAAAAGGCATTATGATCATGAATATTTGGTCAACTGCGCCTTTTTATATGGTGATTTATTTAGCAGCTTTACAAGATATTCCCCAAACACTTTATGAAGCAGCCAATTTAGATGGTGCAAATGCTTGGGATCAGTTTATTAATATTACTCTTCCTTTATTACAACCAGTGACTTTGTTTGTGGTAGCAGTAGGCATAATTGGCACTTTTCAATTATTTGATCAATCTTATATTTTTTCCGGTGGCACTGGTGGACCAAATAATGCTACTTTGACGGTGGTATTATTAATTTATCAAGCTGTATTTAGAAATTTACAATTAGGATATGCTGCTGCTGTGGCTTTTTTACTTGCAGCTTTAATCATTTCTATCACTGTCATTCAAAGGCGAATATTTGGAGGTGAAAAAATGTGA
- a CDS encoding ABC transporter substrate-binding protein, whose product MNKYKWLKFCILIITVAIIVISCHQLQPSKSAVTIKLSGWGGSPVEQKLLKQVLQDFEIKHPQIKVKYELISDQYMDVIKTRLIGEAAPDVFYLDAVEAPFLISKNVLEPLNNYITDKFDLQDFDKNLLEIFKEHNHIYGIPKDYSTLALFYNKKAFKKSGFNKPPTTWDELLSYSQKLTGKLNRYGFGESPAISRHVYKIQAFGGKLIDENGNATFASEKALKGLQLVIDQYRKYQTSALPSDVGASSGTDMFGQGKVAMVIEGNWAIPYLQETFPQLDFATAEVPKINNQKGTMVYTVAYVMNKQTKHKKAAWELISYLTGKEGMEKWTVTGFALPTRKSVANKLGYDQDYLRSALVAGLDDATPWQLGKYPAVIVNNFENQFLSALLGEQSLKQAMLRAQNNANQQMKMMDSFFPSFLLLFFSSSCPSCLRGSLIKKSLVPKFYLGMQLKRLCLLLL is encoded by the coding sequence ATGAACAAATACAAATGGTTAAAATTCTGTATATTAATTATCACAGTGGCTATCATTGTGATCAGTTGTCACCAATTACAACCCAGCAAATCAGCAGTTACTATTAAACTTAGTGGTTGGGGTGGTTCACCTGTAGAACAAAAACTTTTAAAACAAGTATTGCAAGATTTTGAAATCAAACATCCCCAAATTAAAGTTAAATATGAATTAATTTCTGATCAATATATGGATGTAATTAAAACTCGCTTAATTGGTGAAGCTGCACCAGATGTATTTTATTTAGATGCTGTAGAAGCTCCTTTTTTGATAAGTAAAAATGTTTTAGAACCTCTCAATAATTACATCACAGATAAATTTGATTTACAAGATTTTGATAAAAATTTATTAGAAATTTTTAAAGAGCATAACCATATTTATGGAATACCTAAAGATTATTCTACATTAGCTTTATTTTATAACAAAAAAGCTTTTAAAAAATCAGGTTTCAATAAACCGCCAACTACTTGGGATGAATTATTAAGTTACTCTCAAAAATTAACAGGTAAACTTAATAGATACGGGTTTGGAGAAAGTCCAGCAATATCACGCCATGTTTACAAAATTCAAGCTTTTGGCGGAAAGTTAATTGATGAAAATGGTAATGCTACCTTTGCTAGTGAAAAAGCTTTAAAAGGTTTACAATTAGTGATAGATCAATATCGAAAATATCAAACATCAGCCTTACCATCAGATGTTGGTGCGAGTTCAGGTACAGATATGTTTGGACAAGGTAAAGTGGCAATGGTAATTGAGGGAAATTGGGCTATTCCTTATCTGCAAGAAACCTTTCCCCAGTTAGATTTTGCTACCGCAGAAGTCCCCAAAATTAATAATCAAAAAGGCACAATGGTTTATACTGTTGCCTATGTCATGAATAAACAAACAAAACATAAAAAAGCAGCTTGGGAATTAATTTCTTATTTGACAGGTAAAGAAGGAATGGAAAAGTGGACAGTAACAGGTTTTGCTTTACCAACTCGCAAATCTGTAGCCAATAAATTAGGTTATGATCAAGATTATTTAAGGTCTGCATTAGTAGCAGGTCTTGATGATGCTACTCCTTGGCAACTTGGTAAATATCCAGCAGTAATTGTTAATAATTTTGAGAATCAATTTTTAAGTGCTTTATTGGGGGAACAATCTTTAAAACAGGCGATGTTGAGAGCGCAAAATAATGCTAATCAGCAGATGAAAATGATGGATTCCTTCTTTCCTTCTTTCCTTCTTCTCTTCTTCTCTTCTTCGTGTCCTTCGTGTCTTCGTGGTTCATTAATAAAAAAATCCCTCGTTCCCAAGTTCTACCTGGGAATGCAGTTGAAAAGGCTCTGCCTTCTGCTATTGTGA
- a CDS encoding MFS transporter, translating into MDSVKVEISTSLNLEIPQIDSLNNVLRSESKSSSRFPKNAIRTSLQASTLDAIFATIFSITAGGILLSNFLVELDASPVIFGMLSSIPMLVNLIQPLGAYISERTTSRFQYSALVYGISRLFWLFLVIGIICKSWGLINSQQLVILTLVIVFFSHLVGGLGCASWMSWLAIIVPKRLRGRYFGIRNSAASLTNLLCVPLAGFAVSHWFGGTLQGYGLVLFVGILFGLVSLGCQYFKIDVNPQLQNTYIEVTRNKDNVGVIHELPLPKNKENDQNSHFWIFLLYFSLWMLAFNLCAPFVNLYLLETLNIDVGWVTVYSSLQAGANLLMVVFWGKLADKLGNRPILIFVGIIVAVTPLFWFGIGNRNLDIWLWLPLLHIFIGGTGAAVDLCNNNLQIGVTPVRNQSIYFAIAAAIAGVTGALGTTIGGFIAQSPHFGGLLGLFALSSICRLAALIPLVFIREQVTGDR; encoded by the coding sequence ATGGACTCGGTTAAAGTTGAAATATCTACTTCTTTAAATCTGGAAATTCCTCAGATTGATTCATTAAACAATGTTCTACGTTCTGAATCTAAATCTAGCTCTCGTTTTCCTAAAAATGCGATTCGTACCAGTTTACAAGCTTCTACTTTAGATGCTATTTTTGCCACAATTTTTTCTATTACTGCTGGGGGAATTTTACTGAGTAATTTTTTGGTAGAATTAGATGCTAGTCCGGTAATTTTTGGGATGCTTTCTTCAATTCCCATGCTAGTAAATCTCATTCAGCCTTTAGGTGCTTATATCTCAGAACGCACTACTAGCAGGTTTCAATATTCGGCGCTGGTTTATGGAATTTCTCGCCTATTTTGGCTGTTTTTAGTAATAGGAATTATCTGTAAGAGTTGGGGATTGATCAATTCTCAGCAGTTGGTGATATTAACGCTGGTAATTGTCTTTTTTAGTCATCTTGTTGGGGGTTTGGGATGTGCATCTTGGATGAGTTGGTTAGCAATTATTGTTCCTAAAAGGTTACGGGGTAGATATTTTGGAATACGTAATAGTGCGGCCAGTTTAACTAATTTGTTATGTGTTCCTTTGGCGGGTTTTGCTGTTTCTCATTGGTTTGGGGGAACTCTCCAAGGTTATGGGTTGGTTTTGTTTGTGGGGATTTTATTTGGGTTAGTTAGTTTAGGTTGTCAGTATTTTAAAATTGATGTTAATCCCCAATTACAAAATACTTATATAGAAGTTACGCGAAATAAAGACAATGTAGGGGTAATTCATGAATTACCCCTACCCAAGAATAAGGAAAATGATCAAAATTCCCATTTTTGGATATTTTTACTGTATTTCAGTTTATGGATGTTGGCTTTTAATCTTTGCGCCCCTTTTGTAAATCTTTATCTGCTGGAAACTTTAAATATAGATGTGGGTTGGGTGACTGTTTACAGCAGTCTGCAAGCAGGAGCAAATTTGTTAATGGTGGTTTTTTGGGGTAAGTTAGCAGATAAATTAGGAAATCGTCCGATTTTGATATTTGTGGGGATTATTGTTGCAGTTACGCCTTTATTTTGGTTTGGAATTGGTAACAGAAATTTAGATATTTGGTTGTGGCTACCACTATTACATATTTTTATCGGTGGTACTGGTGCTGCGGTGGATTTATGTAATAACAATTTGCAGATTGGTGTTACACCAGTCAGAAATCAATCTATTTATTTTGCGATCGCTGCTGCTATTGCCGGTGTAACTGGTGCTTTAGGGACAACTATCGGCGGTTTTATCGCCCAATCTCCCCATTTTGGCGGTTTATTAGGTTTATTTGCCCTTTCTAGCATTTGCAGACTAGCAGCATTGATCCCGCTTGTATTCATTAGGGAACAGGTGACAGGTGACAGGTGA
- the accD gene encoding acetyl-CoA carboxylase, carboxyltransferase subunit beta yields MANNEESRGLKSLFDWFANRRKSGSPNLEKQEREIADGLWHKCPKCGVLAYAKDLKANQMVCAECGHHNRVDSDERIRQLIDANTWKPIDENLRPTDPLGFRDRKPYSDRIRETQEKVGLIDAVKTGLGQINGLPIALGVMDFRFMGGSMGSVVGEKLTRLIEQATQRRYPVVIVCTSGGARMQEGMLSLMQMAKISGALQRHQDARLLYIPVLTNPTTGGVTASFAMLGDIIIAEPKATIGFAGRRVIEQTLREKLPEDFQTAEDLLKHGFVDEIVPRTQLKNTLAQLISLHQPMPTAPNMVLWETMTLTSTGVE; encoded by the coding sequence ATGGCAAACAACGAAGAATCACGCGGTTTAAAGTCTTTATTTGATTGGTTTGCAAATCGTCGTAAATCAGGATCTCCCAATTTAGAAAAACAAGAACGGGAAATAGCCGATGGTTTGTGGCACAAATGCCCGAAATGTGGTGTTTTGGCTTATGCTAAAGACCTAAAAGCTAATCAAATGGTTTGTGCAGAATGCGGTCATCATAACCGAGTCGATAGTGATGAACGTATCCGTCAGTTAATTGATGCAAATACTTGGAAACCCATAGATGAAAATTTGCGTCCCACTGATCCTTTAGGATTCCGCGATCGCAAACCCTACAGCGATCGCATCCGGGAAACTCAGGAAAAAGTCGGTTTAATAGACGCAGTAAAAACCGGTTTAGGGCAAATTAACGGTTTACCCATCGCTTTAGGAGTCATGGACTTCCGTTTTATGGGTGGTAGTATGGGTTCTGTTGTCGGTGAAAAACTCACTCGTTTAATAGAACAAGCTACACAACGCCGCTATCCTGTCGTTATCGTTTGTACCTCTGGTGGTGCGAGAATGCAGGAAGGAATGTTGTCCTTAATGCAAATGGCGAAAATTTCCGGTGCTTTACAACGCCATCAAGATGCTCGTTTATTATACATTCCCGTCTTAACAAATCCCACCACCGGAGGCGTTACCGCTAGTTTTGCCATGTTGGGTGATATCATCATCGCCGAACCCAAAGCCACCATCGGTTTTGCCGGCAGACGAGTTATTGAACAAACCCTGCGGGAAAAACTACCCGAAGATTTCCAAACCGCCGAAGACTTACTCAAGCATGGTTTTGTAGATGAAATTGTTCCCCGCACTCAGTTAAAGAATACATTGGCACAGTTAATATCTTTACACCAACCCATGCCCACCGCACCTAACATGGTTTTGTGGGAAACAATGACATTAACTTCTACTGGTGTAGAGTAG